The following are encoded together in the Capsulimonas corticalis genome:
- a CDS encoding methyl-accepting chemotaxis protein: MPFPIPKLRTIAQKLCLAVGLATGAVLIATSWFSYNASRHLLEQQADAKALSLLTSTAQRLDTYVQRCGARVDAVAARQQGDGVVPDGAVGPYLVKLLREAPESDAFDFYIAYDQLNYKAKLSNQLVTRKSWPTILKPDYDYHDASQEWYNGPKKTGAPYVCEPYFDDGGGNISMVSYTRPIYDANHTLLAIVGVDLGLDELRTIMSGVHVLDSGNQSQEYGYLVSRGGLLITHPNADLLLRKGFAGVPAKSLPDGKVVSGDDHGMQELQIKGEWRRVYWATAPFTGWRVVMNVSQDAILAPSIALRNQALVISGVALAMMLGLVWMIANGLGRALAPMATAAEALAKGEVDQQIDVHSDDEVGRIADAFRSLIAYQKSMAQAAERIAAGDLRQTTQPQSDRDALGCAFQDMGTNLRRLIGEVGASASTVTSSAAQLAGTARNVGYSTEEITQTMREVATASEQSARGAGDVAHSNSVQANSVADSMGLMRKLAQSVDLVAEDATLAAAEAASASHVAVQGVNTVAETVRGMENIHRTVSQSAQIMESLGDASQRIGGIVETIDAIAAQTNLLALNAAIEAARAGESGRGFAVVADEVRKLAERSGAATREIGALIEEVQSRTQEAITSMDAGRRDVENGAAQAEQAGAALGEIQKVVESVTFRAKQIREAATEMRITSVEVSEAISSVASAVDQNSAAAEEMSASAEEVSASIQTVTSTTEQQGQAVEELVAASGELARIAETLQESVSRFTLDAEPEAPAAAIPGRPKLRFA; encoded by the coding sequence ATGCCCTTTCCCATACCAAAACTGCGCACCATCGCGCAAAAGCTTTGTCTCGCCGTGGGACTTGCGACCGGCGCGGTGTTGATCGCGACGTCCTGGTTCAGTTACAATGCGAGCCGCCATCTGCTGGAGCAGCAGGCCGACGCCAAGGCGCTGAGCCTGCTGACATCGACCGCGCAGCGCCTGGACACCTATGTCCAGCGCTGCGGCGCGCGCGTGGACGCGGTGGCCGCGCGCCAGCAGGGCGACGGCGTGGTTCCGGACGGCGCCGTGGGACCGTATCTGGTGAAGCTGCTGCGCGAAGCGCCGGAAAGCGACGCCTTCGACTTCTATATCGCGTATGACCAGCTCAACTACAAGGCGAAGCTGTCGAACCAGCTCGTGACGCGCAAGAGCTGGCCGACGATCCTCAAGCCCGATTACGATTATCATGACGCCTCCCAGGAGTGGTACAACGGCCCCAAGAAAACCGGCGCGCCCTACGTTTGCGAGCCGTACTTCGATGACGGCGGCGGCAACATCTCCATGGTCAGCTATACGCGGCCGATCTACGACGCCAACCACACGCTTCTCGCCATCGTCGGCGTGGACCTTGGGCTAGATGAGCTGCGCACGATCATGAGCGGCGTCCACGTTCTCGATTCCGGCAATCAGTCGCAGGAGTACGGCTATCTCGTGAGCCGGGGCGGACTGCTCATTACCCATCCGAACGCGGATCTGCTGCTGCGCAAGGGCTTCGCCGGCGTCCCCGCCAAATCGCTGCCGGACGGCAAGGTCGTTTCGGGGGATGACCATGGCATGCAGGAGCTTCAGATCAAAGGCGAATGGCGCCGAGTCTACTGGGCCACGGCGCCGTTCACCGGTTGGCGCGTGGTGATGAACGTCTCGCAGGACGCCATTCTGGCGCCCAGCATCGCGCTGCGCAATCAGGCGCTGGTCATCAGCGGCGTGGCGCTGGCGATGATGCTCGGTCTTGTCTGGATGATCGCGAATGGGCTGGGCCGCGCGCTCGCGCCGATGGCGACGGCGGCGGAAGCGCTCGCCAAGGGTGAGGTCGATCAGCAGATCGATGTCCACAGCGACGACGAAGTTGGGCGGATCGCCGATGCGTTCCGCTCGCTGATCGCCTATCAGAAATCCATGGCGCAGGCGGCGGAGCGGATCGCGGCCGGCGACCTGCGGCAGACCACGCAGCCGCAGTCGGACCGGGACGCGCTTGGCTGCGCCTTTCAGGATATGGGGACAAACCTGCGCCGTTTGATCGGCGAAGTCGGCGCGAGCGCCTCAACGGTCACCAGCTCGGCGGCGCAGCTGGCGGGAACGGCGCGAAACGTCGGTTACTCGACCGAGGAGATCACGCAGACGATGCGCGAGGTCGCCACGGCGTCCGAGCAGTCGGCGCGCGGCGCCGGCGACGTAGCGCACAGCAACTCCGTGCAGGCCAATTCCGTCGCGGACAGCATGGGCCTGATGCGCAAACTGGCGCAGAGCGTAGACCTGGTCGCGGAAGACGCGACGCTTGCCGCCGCCGAAGCGGCGAGCGCGAGCCATGTCGCCGTCCAGGGCGTGAACACGGTCGCCGAAACCGTCCGAGGCATGGAGAATATCCATCGCACGGTCAGCCAGTCGGCCCAGATCATGGAGAGCCTGGGCGACGCCTCGCAGCGGATCGGCGGGATTGTCGAGACGATCGACGCGATCGCGGCGCAGACGAACCTGCTGGCGCTCAACGCGGCGATCGAAGCGGCGCGGGCCGGAGAATCGGGACGCGGCTTTGCGGTCGTGGCCGACGAAGTGCGCAAGCTGGCCGAGCGCTCCGGCGCGGCGACCCGCGAGATCGGCGCGCTGATCGAAGAAGTGCAGAGCCGCACACAGGAAGCGATCACGTCGATGGACGCGGGGCGGCGCGATGTGGAGAACGGCGCGGCGCAGGCCGAGCAGGCCGGCGCGGCGCTGGGCGAGATCCAGAAGGTGGTAGAATCGGTGACGTTCCGCGCCAAGCAGATCCGGGAAGCCGCAACCGAGATGCGAATCACCTCCGTGGAGGTCTCGGAGGCGATTTCTTCGGTGGCGTCGGCGGTGGATCAGAACAGCGCGGCGGCCGAGGAGATGTCG
- a CDS encoding methyl-accepting chemotaxis protein, giving the protein MAIPTFKLRTIAQKLCLAVGLATGVVLIATSWFSYNASRHLLEQQADAKALGMLESTAQRLDTYLQSCGARTDAIVARQEVSGSRANRTMIPYLASLLKHTPENEAYDFYIAYEKMKAKDTLSMPWVTRKSWPNLDQVTYDYHDPSQEWYKGAKDAGKPYVTEPYFDDGGANISMVSYTQPVYDANHDLVAIAGVDLSLEELTAIMGGVHVLDNAYRSQEYAYLVSRGGLVITHPNTDLLLRKGFAGAPVNSLPDGKVVSSDAHGEQAVKIKGEWRRVYWATAPFSGWRVVMNVSQDAVMAPSIALRNQALAISATATALMLLLVWIIASRVGRSLAPMATAAEALAKGEVDQTIDFESDDEVGRIATSFRSLIAYQKSMAQAAAQIASGDLRQIVQPQSERDALGCAFREMGTNLRQLIGEVSASASTVTSSAAHLAGTARNVGLSTEEIMQTMREVATASEQSARGAGDVAQSNSVQANSVAEGMHLMHKLSESVESVAADANQAAAEAASAGDVAQEGVRTVSETVQGMQRIHQTVSHSAEIMQSLGDASQRIGGIVETIDAIAAQTNLLALNAAIEAARAGESGRGFAVVADEVRKLAERSGAATREIGALIAEVQTRTREAVDSMDAGRRDVESGALQAEKAGKTLGEIQTVVASVTARAQQIREAAAQMRGTSQEVSQAISSVASAVDQNSAAAEEMSASAEEVSASIQTVASTTEQQSGAVEDLVTASGELARIAEILQDSVSRFALSDDGASAAPRHEHLRAA; this is encoded by the coding sequence ATGGCCATTCCAACCTTTAAACTGCGCACGATCGCGCAGAAGCTCTGCCTTGCGGTAGGGCTTGCGACAGGAGTCGTTTTGATCGCGACGTCCTGGTTTAGCTACAATGCGAGCCGACATCTGCTGGAGCAGCAGGCCGACGCCAAAGCGCTGGGGATGCTCGAATCCACGGCCCAGCGGCTGGATACCTACCTCCAGTCATGCGGCGCGCGTACAGACGCTATCGTGGCGCGTCAGGAAGTCTCCGGAAGCCGGGCCAATCGGACGATGATTCCCTACCTCGCGTCTCTGCTGAAGCACACCCCGGAGAATGAAGCGTACGACTTTTACATCGCTTACGAGAAGATGAAAGCCAAGGACACGCTTTCGATGCCCTGGGTGACTCGCAAGAGCTGGCCGAATCTGGATCAGGTGACCTACGACTATCACGACCCGTCCCAGGAATGGTACAAGGGCGCGAAAGACGCCGGCAAGCCCTATGTGACCGAGCCGTACTTCGACGACGGCGGCGCCAATATCTCGATGGTCAGCTACACGCAGCCGGTCTACGACGCCAACCATGATTTGGTGGCGATCGCGGGCGTCGACCTGTCGCTCGAAGAGCTGACCGCGATCATGGGCGGCGTTCACGTACTGGACAACGCCTATCGCTCCCAGGAGTACGCCTATCTCGTTAGCCGTGGGGGACTGGTGATCACGCATCCCAACACGGACCTGCTGCTGCGCAAAGGCTTCGCCGGCGCCCCAGTCAATTCGCTGCCGGACGGCAAGGTTGTTTCGAGTGACGCCCATGGCGAGCAGGCGGTTAAGATCAAGGGCGAATGGCGGCGCGTTTACTGGGCGACCGCGCCCTTCTCCGGATGGCGCGTCGTGATGAACGTCTCCCAGGACGCCGTAATGGCCCCCAGCATCGCGCTGCGCAACCAGGCGCTGGCGATCAGCGCCACCGCGACGGCCCTGATGCTGCTTCTTGTCTGGATCATCGCGTCCCGCGTCGGCCGTTCGCTCGCGCCGATGGCGACGGCGGCGGAAGCGCTCGCCAAGGGCGAGGTGGATCAGACGATTGACTTTGAGAGTGATGATGAAGTCGGCCGGATCGCCACTTCCTTCCGCTCCCTGATCGCCTATCAGAAATCGATGGCGCAGGCGGCGGCGCAGATCGCCTCGGGAGACTTGCGGCAGATCGTGCAGCCGCAGTCGGAGCGGGACGCGCTGGGATGCGCGTTCCGGGAGATGGGAACGAACCTGCGCCAGCTGATCGGCGAGGTGAGCGCGAGCGCTTCGACCGTCACCAGCTCGGCGGCGCATCTGGCGGGAACCGCGCGAAACGTCGGCCTGTCCACCGAGGAGATCATGCAGACGATGCGCGAGGTCGCCACGGCGTCCGAGCAGTCGGCGCGCGGCGCCGGCGATGTGGCCCAGAGCAACTCCGTGCAGGCGAACTCGGTCGCGGAAGGCATGCATTTAATGCACAAGCTGTCCGAGAGCGTCGAATCCGTCGCCGCCGATGCGAATCAGGCGGCCGCGGAAGCGGCGAGCGCGGGCGATGTGGCGCAGGAAGGCGTCCGCACGGTGAGTGAGACGGTGCAGGGCATGCAGCGGATCCATCAGACGGTGAGCCATTCGGCGGAGATCATGCAGAGCCTGGGCGACGCCTCGCAGCGGATCGGCGGGATTGTCGAGACGATCGATGCGATCGCGGCGCAGACGAACCTGCTGGCGCTCAACGCGGCGATCGAAGCGGCGCGGGCCGGAGAATCGGGACGCGGCTTTGCGGTCGTGGCCGACGAAGTGCGCAAGCTGGCCGAGCGCTCCGGCGCGGCGACCCGCGAGATCGGCGCGCTGATCGCGGAAGTGCAGACACGGACACGAGAAGCCGTCGACTCCATGGACGCCGGGCGGCGGGATGTCGAGAGCGGGGCGTTGCAGGCGGAGAAGGCCGGCAAGACCCTGGGCGAGATCCAGACGGTCGTGGCGTCCGTAACGGCCCGCGCCCAGCAGATCCGCGAGGCGGCGGCGCAGATGCGCGGCACGTCTCAGGAAGTCTCGCAGGCGATCTCTTCGGTGGCGTCGGCGGTGGATCAGAACAGCGCGGCGGCCGAGGAGATGTCGGCGTCCGCCGAGGAAGTTTCCGCGTCCATTCAGACCGTGGCGTCCACGACCGAGCAGCAGAGCGGCGCGGTCGAAGATCTGGTGACGGCGTCCGGCGAGCTGGCGCGGATCGCCGAGATTTTGCAGGACAGCGTTTCGCGGTTTGCGCTGTCGGACGACGGCGCAAGCGCCGCGCCTCGCCACGAGCATCTGCGCGCGGCGTAA